Proteins co-encoded in one Thermochromatium tepidum ATCC 43061 genomic window:
- the rpoH gene encoding RNA polymerase sigma factor RpoH produces MSKDFSTLPTGTIEAYINSAYQIPVLTAEEERSLALRLRDQNDMEAAKRLVTSHLRFVIRIARGYLGYGLPLPDLIQEGTVGLMKAVRRFEPDMGVRLVSFAVHWIRAEIHEYILRNWRIVKVATTKAQRKLFFNLRSSKKRLGWLTKQEVEEVAADLGVRPEVVLQMESRLSNQDLSFDGVEDDDDDSPVAPSTYLPDMRMEPSRMLEHEDTDRDQRERLYAALEKLDERSRTILFERWLSEKKQTLHELAEKFGVSAERIRQIEKSAMKKVRLQLEV; encoded by the coding sequence ATGTCCAAAGATTTCTCCACACTGCCAACCGGAACGATTGAGGCATACATCAACAGCGCTTACCAGATTCCTGTTCTGACTGCTGAGGAAGAGCGTTCGTTGGCGTTGCGTCTGCGCGATCAGAACGACATGGAGGCGGCCAAGCGTTTGGTGACTTCACATCTGCGCTTTGTGATCCGGATTGCCCGCGGCTATCTTGGTTATGGTCTGCCCCTACCTGATCTGATCCAGGAAGGCACCGTCGGCTTGATGAAGGCCGTGCGTCGTTTTGAACCCGACATGGGTGTGCGATTGGTGTCCTTCGCCGTGCACTGGATTCGCGCCGAGATCCATGAGTACATCTTGCGCAACTGGCGTATCGTCAAGGTCGCGACCACGAAGGCGCAGCGTAAGCTGTTTTTCAACCTACGCAGTTCTAAGAAACGTCTGGGCTGGTTGACCAAGCAGGAAGTGGAGGAGGTGGCGGCAGACCTTGGGGTCAGACCCGAGGTGGTGCTTCAGATGGAGTCACGTCTCTCCAACCAAGATCTGTCGTTCGACGGAGTTGAGGATGATGACGACGATTCACCGGTCGCGCCCTCGACCTATCTGCCCGATATGCGGATGGAGCCATCACGGATGCTGGAGCACGAAGACACGGATCGCGATCAGCGTGAGCGTCTTTACGCGGCTCTTGAGAAACTAGACGAACGTAGCAGGACGATCCTCTTTGAGCGTTGGCTGTCGGAAAAGAAGCAGACACTGCACGAACTAGCTGAGAAATTCGGGGTTTCTGCCGAACGTATCCGCCAGATCGAGAAGAGCGCCATGAAGAAGGTGCGTCTACAACTCGAAGTCTGA
- the bchO gene encoding alpha/beta fold hydrolase BchO encodes MGVNAGPSWELDGRDWPNRSSSEFFSAGGLRWHVQRMGRGPVLLLLHGTGAATHSWRDLLPILAKHFMVIAPDLPGHGFTDAPPSEWMSLPGMAGLVGSLVETLDVQPDLVLGHSAGAAILIRARLEGRITPRGLISLNGALLPWRGLPGHFFSPAAKLFATNSLVSRVFAWRARDRRVIQRLIDSTGSILDPTGVELYQRLIQHPSHVRASLAMMANWDLNLIEQGLPRLDIPLFLIVGDRDMTVSPREAHRVRAKLCPDAKLFELPGLGHLAHEEKPDAIAEIVHEIGISLGLLAANS; translated from the coding sequence ATGGGCGTGAATGCTGGACCGAGTTGGGAGTTGGATGGTCGGGATTGGCCAAACCGCTCGTCGAGTGAATTTTTCTCGGCGGGTGGCCTGCGTTGGCATGTCCAGCGAATGGGGCGGGGGCCAGTGCTGTTGTTGCTGCATGGTACAGGTGCGGCGACCCATTCCTGGCGTGATTTATTACCCATTCTGGCCAAACATTTCATGGTCATTGCGCCAGATCTTCCGGGACATGGTTTCACCGACGCGCCGCCCTCTGAGTGGATGTCGCTTCCGGGGATGGCAGGGCTTGTCGGTTCGCTTGTGGAGACATTGGATGTCCAACCCGATCTGGTGCTTGGACACTCGGCAGGCGCAGCCATCCTGATCCGCGCGCGTCTGGAGGGTCGGATCACACCGCGCGGACTCATCAGCCTCAATGGGGCCTTGTTACCCTGGCGCGGTCTGCCGGGACACTTCTTTTCGCCCGCGGCCAAGCTGTTCGCGACCAATTCGCTCGTCTCGCGTGTCTTTGCCTGGCGGGCGCGCGACCGTCGTGTCATTCAGCGTCTGATCGATAGTACCGGCTCGATCTTGGATCCGACTGGCGTCGAGCTCTATCAGCGCCTGATCCAGCATCCGTCGCATGTCCGTGCCTCGTTGGCGATGATGGCCAACTGGGATCTCAATCTGATCGAACAAGGCCTACCGCGCCTGGATATCCCTTTGTTCCTGATCGTCGGCGATCGCGACATGACCGTCTCGCCGCGCGAGGCGCATCGGGTCCGCGCTAAACTGTGCCCGGATGCCAAGCTGTTCGAACTGCCTGGATTGGGTCATCTGGCGCACGAAGAAAAGCCAGATGCGATCGCTGAGATCGTGCACGAGATCGGCATATCACTGGGATTGCTTGCGGCCAATTCCTGA
- a CDS encoding phytoene desaturase yields MTVAASHVSGSVQGRGKAHAVVIGSGFGGLAAAVRLAARGFRVTVLEKLDAPGGRAYVHRREGFVFDAGPTIITAPFLLEELWSLAGRRFEDDVELRLMDPFYRIRFDDGRVFDYSGDPDRVKAQIAQYSPADVAGYDRFMAMSEQVFRVGFEELAHVPFTHLTDMLRIVPAMVRLQSYRTVYGLVSSYIKDPFIRQVLSFHPLLIGGNPFSVTSIYVLISFLERKWGVHSAMGGTGAVVKGLVNLIEGQGSEIRYNAEVERILVKDGKAVGVRLASGEEIAADVVISDVDPATTYGRMLADHPRKRWTDRRFERSHFSNGLFVWYFGTKRQYPDVKHHTILLGPRYQGLIQDIFKHKRLAEDFSLYLYRPTATDPSLAPEGCDTFYALAPVPHLGGDTNWEAQAEPYRARIAKYLSDTILPGLEDQIATSLVTTPLDFKHRLNSHLGAGFSLEPILMQSAWFRPHNKSEEVEHLYLVGAGTHPGAGVPGVISSARVLDRVVPDASTFV; encoded by the coding sequence TTGACAGTTGCGGCTTCGCATGTTTCCGGTAGTGTTCAAGGTCGAGGCAAGGCCCATGCGGTCGTCATCGGCAGTGGTTTCGGCGGTCTGGCGGCGGCAGTGCGCTTGGCCGCGCGCGGCTTCCGGGTGACGGTCCTCGAAAAGCTCGACGCTCCCGGCGGACGCGCCTATGTCCATCGGCGCGAGGGTTTCGTGTTTGATGCCGGTCCGACCATCATTACCGCCCCCTTCCTCCTGGAAGAGCTCTGGAGCCTCGCCGGACGGCGCTTCGAAGATGACGTTGAGCTGCGCCTGATGGACCCCTTCTATCGGATTCGTTTCGACGACGGTCGGGTCTTCGACTACAGCGGCGACCCTGACAGGGTCAAGGCCCAGATCGCCCAGTATTCGCCGGCGGACGTTGCAGGCTATGATCGCTTCATGGCCATGAGCGAGCAGGTGTTCAGGGTCGGCTTCGAGGAGCTCGCCCATGTGCCCTTCACCCATCTGACTGACATGCTGCGGATCGTGCCGGCGATGGTGAGGCTCCAGAGCTACCGTACCGTCTACGGCCTGGTATCGAGCTACATCAAGGATCCCTTCATCCGCCAGGTGCTGTCCTTCCATCCGCTCCTGATCGGCGGCAATCCCTTCTCCGTGACCTCGATCTATGTCCTCATCTCCTTCCTGGAGCGCAAATGGGGTGTGCATTCTGCGATGGGCGGTACGGGTGCCGTGGTCAAGGGTTTGGTGAATCTGATCGAGGGTCAGGGGAGCGAGATCCGCTACAATGCCGAGGTCGAGCGTATCCTGGTCAAGGATGGAAAGGCCGTCGGCGTGCGCCTGGCCTCAGGCGAGGAGATCGCCGCCGATGTGGTCATCTCCGACGTCGATCCGGCCACCACCTATGGCCGGATGCTCGCCGACCACCCCCGCAAGCGCTGGACCGATCGCCGGTTCGAGCGCTCGCATTTCTCCAATGGGCTATTCGTCTGGTACTTCGGTACCAAGCGTCAATACCCGGACGTCAAGCATCATACGATCCTGCTCGGCCCGCGCTACCAGGGCCTGATCCAGGACATCTTCAAGCACAAGAGGCTCGCTGAGGACTTCAGTCTCTATCTGTACCGTCCGACGGCGACCGATCCGAGCCTGGCGCCTGAGGGCTGTGATACCTTCTACGCCCTGGCGCCGGTGCCGCATCTCGGCGGCGATACCAATTGGGAGGCCCAGGCCGAACCCTATCGCGCCCGGATCGCCAAGTATCTAAGCGACACGATCCTGCCCGGACTAGAGGATCAGATCGCGACCTCGCTCGTCACGACGCCCCTGGACTTCAAGCACCGCTTGAATTCCCATCTGGGCGCTGGTTTCAGTCTCGAACCCATCTTGATGCAGAGTGCGTGGTTTCGCCCGCACAACAAGAGCGAAGAGGTGGAACATCTTTATCTGGTCGGCGCGGGGACGCATCCGGGCGCGGGTGTACCCGGTGTGATCTCTTCCGCGCGCGTTCTCGACAGGGTGGTGCCCGATGCTTCAACGTTCGTCTGA
- a CDS encoding phytoene/squalene synthase family protein, with translation MLQRSSDHNHTKKQATAADIAVCRELLRGGSRSFYAASFLLPARFRDPAIVLYAFCRIADDAIDCVGDDPVLQAQALERLHDRLDRLYAGHPNDDPIDRALAEVVRKFAIPKRLFEALFEGFAWDAEGRRYEDLSGVYAYSARVAGTVGAMMAALMGARSEDLVARACDLGVAMQITNICRDVGEDARNGRIYLPLSWVREAGVDPDEWLKNPVFNEAIASVVRRLLQTADELYRRSDAGIAGLPLGCRAGINAARYLYAEIGRQVERQGLDSISRRAVVPVPRKLQLLAPILGRAVVSARPIDTPALEETRFLVDAVVAETPRRTPVGVGERVIWVLELFQQLEERERAALSLR, from the coding sequence ATGCTTCAACGTTCGTCTGATCATAATCACACTAAGAAGCAGGCGACGGCGGCCGACATCGCCGTCTGTCGCGAGCTGCTGCGTGGCGGCTCGCGGTCGTTCTATGCCGCTTCCTTCCTGCTGCCAGCACGTTTCCGCGATCCGGCGATCGTGCTCTATGCCTTCTGTCGCATCGCCGACGATGCTATCGATTGCGTCGGCGATGACCCAGTTCTCCAAGCCCAAGCCTTGGAACGGCTCCACGACCGTCTCGACCGACTCTATGCCGGTCATCCGAATGATGATCCCATCGACCGGGCGCTCGCCGAGGTGGTGCGCAAATTCGCCATCCCCAAACGTCTCTTCGAGGCCCTGTTCGAGGGCTTTGCCTGGGATGCCGAAGGACGACGCTACGAGGATCTGTCCGGGGTTTATGCCTATTCGGCACGGGTTGCAGGGACGGTCGGGGCCATGATGGCGGCGCTGATGGGTGCACGTTCAGAGGATCTAGTTGCTCGCGCCTGTGACCTGGGCGTCGCGATGCAGATCACCAACATCTGCCGCGATGTCGGCGAGGATGCGCGCAACGGGCGGATCTATCTGCCGCTCTCCTGGGTGCGTGAGGCGGGCGTCGATCCGGACGAGTGGCTGAAGAATCCAGTCTTCAACGAAGCCATTGCCTCAGTCGTCCGGCGTTTGCTCCAGACCGCCGATGAGCTCTACCGGCGCTCGGATGCCGGAATCGCCGGTTTGCCGCTCGGCTGTCGTGCCGGGATCAATGCCGCGCGCTATCTCTATGCCGAGATCGGGCGTCAGGTCGAGCGCCAGGGGCTGGATTCGATCTCACGACGTGCCGTGGTGCCTGTGCCGCGCAAGCTGCAATTGCTCGCGCCTATCCTAGGCCGCGCTGTTGTGAGTGCGCGTCCCATCGACACACCTGCCCTCGAGGAAACACGTTTCCTCGTGGATGCGGTCGTCGCCGAGACGCCCAGGCGCACACCTGTTGGTGTCGGTGAACGTGTGATTTGGGTACTAGAATTGTTTCAGCAGCTTGAGGAGCGCGAGCGCGCGGCCTTGAGTTTACGCTGA
- a CDS encoding carotenoid 1,2-hydratase, protein MTERGRAALQRDRTNLVIGPSHVRWEGDTLVIDIDEIGAPIPSRLRGRVRVHPTGINGRDFALDAAGRHRWWPIAPLARVEVTFSHPRLNWKGSGYLDSNRGSEPLEYAFKGWDWSRTELKHEAAILYDTRARDGQGACLALRFDANAEIDTFAPPPRAPLPTTSVWRIARGIQCEAGNQPRVIATLEDTPFYARSVVETRLLGQRTTSVHESLCLDRFSTPWVKMLLPFRMPRVKH, encoded by the coding sequence ATGACCGAGCGCGGACGTGCCGCCCTGCAGCGCGACCGGACCAATCTGGTCATAGGTCCTAGCCATGTCCGCTGGGAAGGTGACACCCTGGTGATCGATATCGACGAGATCGGCGCGCCCATTCCTTCACGTCTGCGTGGCAGGGTGCGCGTCCATCCGACTGGGATCAATGGTCGTGACTTCGCGCTCGATGCCGCTGGACGTCATCGCTGGTGGCCCATTGCCCCCCTGGCACGGGTCGAGGTCACATTCTCGCACCCTCGGCTGAACTGGAAGGGTTCGGGTTATCTGGATTCGAATCGAGGCTCGGAGCCCCTGGAATATGCCTTTAAGGGGTGGGATTGGTCACGCACCGAACTGAAGCACGAGGCGGCCATTCTCTATGATACCCGCGCCCGCGACGGACAGGGCGCATGCCTGGCGCTGCGCTTCGATGCCAATGCCGAGATCGATACATTCGCGCCGCCGCCACGCGCGCCTCTGCCGACGACCAGCGTCTGGCGCATCGCGCGTGGGATCCAGTGCGAGGCGGGCAATCAGCCGCGAGTGATCGCGACCCTGGAGGATACACCCTTCTATGCGCGTTCGGTGGTCGAGACGCGGCTCTTGGGACAACGCACCACCTCGGTCCATGAGAGCCTGTGTCTGGACAGGTTCAGCACCCCATGGGTGAAAATGTTGCTGCCGTTCCGTATGCCTCGGGTCAAGCACTGA